The following is a genomic window from Bacteroidia bacterium.
GATGGATATCGTGCGACCTCGGACGCTTTGCTATTCATACGACGAGAAAACGATTACTTCAAATGGAGGGGATCAGCCCTTTCGTCATACAAAACCTTGGAAAGTACGAACGACAGGCTTGGCAAGAATTAGAATTTCAACATCCCGAGAATCGATCAACTCAAGAGCAATTATATCGCTATTTTATCCTTGATCTTTTCAGAGCCGAACCGGTAAAGGGTTTTCTGTGGCTACACGGCAAGCGTGGCAAGAGGATGGTTCACGTCGGAGCTGTCGATGCTCCAATCTCTTTGGGAGATGTCAAAGCAATCATTCAGGAGTTCTGGAAATCTGCGGGGAAAGCTACGGACATTAACACCAATGGAGTCGATATCCTCGGATGGGAATTCGCATTTGACATCAATGAGACTGCGAGGCAACAGGCTATCGCCAGCAAGGTGGACATCAAATTCAAGAAGATTCCTCGTGAGGTACTGGAGCAGAAAGCTGTCGATGCTGGAGACATCAAGTTCTTCGAGCTTGCGGGTCTGGATGTGAAGACGAAGGCGACGGGCAAAGCTGTACGGTTGTCATTGAATGATTTCATCATTCCTCCCGATGACGTGCCCGACGAGGTGCGATCAGCAATCACGCACTGGTCGCAGTGGATCGATTACTGGGCTGTGGACTGGGACTACAAGGATGACACCTTCCACAACGAATGGCAGACGTATCGCACAAAGAAAGAACCTAAGCTACTGCTTGAAGCAAAGCACGAGTACGAATCAAAGGGAAACTACATTGTCGTCATCAAGGTGATCGACATACTCGGCAACGACACGACGAAGGCCATCAGCGTAAAGGTTGGTTAATATGGGAAAGAGCAAAAAGGCTTCGAAGGAAGACGACCTGTTCGGAATCGCAGAACAGATGAAGACAGCCGTGTGCGTCCCTGCGATTCGCAACGCTGTCGATGTCTGGAGGTCATCGGGCTACAAAGGTGTCACCGACACAACTCACGAACTTTTGAACTTTTGGTTCAAGACCGATCATCGCCTTCCGACTGGTAGAAGCTTCTCTTACTACGCCGCTCAGCGTGAATCTATAGAGACACTCGTGTATCTCTACGAGGTGGCAAAGACGAGATCGAGGAAAGCTCTGCTTGAGCAATACGCTTACGATACGAAAGACCTCCGCTTGCCGCCGTATGACGATTTTGCCCGTTACTGTATCAAGATGGCGACTGGAAGCGGCAAGACAAAGGTCATGGCGTTATCGATTGTTTGGCATTACTTCAATGCCGTTAGGGAGGACTCAGAGGACTTTGCCAAGACCTATCTCGTGATCGCCCCAAACGTCATAGTCTTTGAACGACTTCGCACGGATTTCGCCAGCGGTCACATCTTCAAAGCCGATCCCATGTTCCCGAAGCATTTCGAAATGTTCTGGGATTTCGAATGCTACATGCGTGGCGACGGCGAAAGGGCTTGCTCGGAAGGAGCACTGTTCCTCACTAACATTCAGCAGTTCTACGAGCGTCCGAACTCTCAGAACGGCAATGAGCCGGATGTCATGACTGCGGTTTTGGGACAAAAACCCAAGACCGAGAAGATGGATATTTCGGACTTTGATGAACGAATTGAAAATCGTGATGGTCTGCTCCTTGTGGTGAACGATGAAGCTCACCACACACATGATGAGGAGAGTGAGTGGAACAACGTGATCCGAAGACTTCATACCAGCACAAGCATCGCATCCCAACTCGACTTCTCGGCGACTCCTCGGTACAGCAAGGGAGGGCTGTTCGCTTGGACTGTGTACGATTACCCGCTCAAGCAGGCGATTCTTGACAACATCGTGAAACGCCCAGTGAAGGGAATCGCAAAGGTGACCGAGGCGAAATCAAATGTCGCATCAACTCGATACGCTGGATTCCTCATTGCTGGTGTAGAGAGGTGGAAGGAATATAACAAACAGCTTCAGCCGTTGAAGAAAAAACCAATCCTGTTCATCATGATGAACAGCACCGCCGAAGCAGACGATATCGGGGAATGGCTCCGCACCAAATATCCGAAAGAATTCGCAGGCGATAGGACGCTTGTCATCCATACGAATCGGGTAGGCGAGATCGTCAAGGGAGAAGAAGATTCTGCCAGACGGCTTGCTCGTGAAGTTGACGAAGACGAATCGCCTGTCAACGC
Proteins encoded in this region:
- a CDS encoding DEAD/DEAH box helicase family protein; its protein translation is MGKSKKASKEDDLFGIAEQMKTAVCVPAIRNAVDVWRSSGYKGVTDTTHELLNFWFKTDHRLPTGRSFSYYAAQRESIETLVYLYEVAKTRSRKALLEQYAYDTKDLRLPPYDDFARYCIKMATGSGKTKVMALSIVWHYFNAVREDSEDFAKTYLVIAPNVIVFERLRTDFASGHIFKADPMFPKHFEMFWDFECYMRGDGERACSEGALFLTNIQQFYERPNSQNGNEPDVMTAVLGQKPKTEKMDISDFDERIENRDGLLLVVNDEAHHTHDEESEWNNVIRRLHTSTSIASQLDFSATPRYSKGGLFAWTVYDYPLKQAILDNIVKRPVKGIAKVTEAKSNVASTRYAGFLIAGVERWKEYNKQLQPLKKKPILFIMMNSTAEADDIGEWLRTKYPKEFAGDRTLVIHTNRVGEIVKGEEDSARRLAREVDEDESPVNAIVSVLMLREGWDVQNVTVVVGLRPYTAKANILPEQTIGRGLRLMFRTAGSGYTERVDIIGNKAFLEFVEELETLEGLKLDTFELGKDKLKIITIQPIDEKLKADIGVPDISPSLVRKTSLADDIAGLDVTKFKINPLPLTAEEQSSKSFQYEGRDILTDEILFSREFTLPPAQTAQEVIGYYARRIAANLKLPSQFAALTPKLKEFFEKKAFGKEVELNDPAVVQAMSSNLASYVVTKEFEKALRDIIVEEKTPVLLTPERLLSSTPPFPFSSKRKILESKKCVFNYVPCDNELEYAFAKFLNAADDVEAFAKIPEQFGFAIEYPDSLSNIRNYFSDFVARLTDGTRWIIETKGREDIEVRLKDQAAERWCENATLLTQHSWSYLKVPQSDFEKLRPSRFAELASCLSIDKLAFTNE